One genomic window of Dromaius novaehollandiae isolate bDroNov1 chromosome 23, bDroNov1.hap1, whole genome shotgun sequence includes the following:
- the NKAIN1 gene encoding sodium/potassium-transporting ATPase subunit beta-1-interacting protein 1: MGRCNGRCTLVGFCCLQLVAALQRQVFDFLGYQWAPILANFLHIMAVILGIFGTVQYRSRYLIMYAVWLVLWVGWNAFIICFYLEVGRLSQERDFVMTFNTSLHRSWWMENGPGCLVTPVLNSKLAPEDHHVITVTGCLLDYQYIEVVSSAAQIFLALFGFVYACYVSKVFLEEEDSFDFIGGFDSYGYQAPQKTSHLQLQPLYTSG, translated from the exons GTGGCGGCTCTGCAGCGGCAGGTCTTTGACTTCCTGGGCTACCAGTGGGCGCCGATCCTGGCCAACTTCCTGCACATCATGGCCGTCATCCTGGGCATCTTCGGCACCGTCCAGTACCGCTCCAGATACCTCATCATG TACGCGGTGTGGCTGGTGCTCTGGGTCGGCTGGAACgccttcatcatctgcttctACCTGGAGGTCGGGCGCCTGTCGCAG GAGCGCGACTTCGTCATGACCTTCAACACCTCCCTGCACCGCTCGTGGTGGATGGAGAACGGGCCGGGCTGCCTGGTGACGCCGGTGCTCAACTCCAAGCTGGCGCCCGAGGACCATCACGTCATCACCGTCACCGGCTGCCTCCTCGACTACCAGTACATCGAGGTGGTGAGCAGCGCCGCGCAGATATTCCTCGCG CTCTTCGGCTTCGTCTACGCCTGCTACGTCAGCAAAGTGTTCCTGGAGGAGGAAGACAGCT tTGACTTCATCGGCGGCTTTGACTCCTACGGCTACCAGGCGCCGCAGAAGACGTCGCACTTGCAGCTACAGCCCTTGTACAC GTCCGGGTAA